From Vigna unguiculata cultivar IT97K-499-35 chromosome 5, ASM411807v1, whole genome shotgun sequence, the proteins below share one genomic window:
- the LOC114185891 gene encoding DNA repair protein UVH3 isoform X2 codes for MKSKFATKEDINSSQATLSSSYNQEELDEMLAASIAAEENGKHARKEVPYIVINPSEEEHGAEEQILLPSVNAEVDMAVLAALPQSMQLDILAQLKGKKKEGLLKEVYNHEQHDVDYRGKGKGVLLSEAGMVGGSSGHDSVASRTGNQDSIDEMLAAFIALEENDKLVNNASTSVGASTLEEEDVDYDEDEEMILPAVHGEVDPLVLASLPPSMQLDLLVQMRERLIAENRQKYQKVKKDPAKFSELQIQAYLKTVAFRREINEVQKAAAGGGVEGVQTSRIASEANREYIFSSSFTGDKHELTSTSLEKNKSTKQKAQGAHHSQNLANGIVAGNDFNKSSELVCNEPGEPSDENIQTYLDERGRFRVSRLRAMGMRMTRDIQRNLDLMKEFEQERAHVNKASNIGTMKNGENKGSSESSGIQLVDKSKEVNVDLVGENVQNEQNMLDQSASIDISFEYGHENEFANGEDDIFSSLVGGNPVAIFGTDDSAATVHPSHSDWEEGIVEGKSTVFHKHDKVELKPSVADDDNNNESEVEWEEGDCDGANSSLLSGKYASRGQLEEESNLQEAIRRSLESAGDGKHKCMSLVDVHSNTYENKLDHDFEHGDHSDRMALNENTGFLNNENKMEGLTLCREDGTEKKELHETEDKKHDFVSVNNAQTFPFHGSPSKPSVTFSSDKTEILIDTTCSRDSHHCSEDSISDTDIMTKDQVPMVAEKLFDKHDNDKVSFYHKNTSKAVLVGATEEGKKNYINEPEPFSNSIDTTKPTIHLVESSLKGVTEDLIEPNLASKGNDGNFFDTGNSSHGSDTVNSLGGFHALATEVSLEEEIQILGQEYINLENEQRKLERNAESVNSELFTECQELLQMFGLPYIIAPMEAEAQCAYLELEKLVDGVVTDDSDVLLFGARSVYKNIFDDRKYVETYFMEDIEKELGLTREKLIRMALLLGSDYTEGVSGIGIVNAIEVLNAFPEEEGLLKFRKWVESPDPTILGRLDAKTGSNTKKKGAKDKINSLNCDVKESPSEQNLPHSLEENELPDYIQETRQIFFNKHRNVSKNWHIPSSFPSETVISAYCSPQVDKSTEPFTWGKPDHLVLRKLCWEKFGWIGQKADELLLPVLKEYNKRETQLRLEAFYSFNERFAKIRSKRIKKAVKGITGKLPSNMIDDSAEELSKSRKIGGEPEDSTSKISGGTDKSLEHQRKSIKQSTKRKTDTIAKEQSKKKKVNDDPSSAPGTSEMENLQPSIQTEEQCDGKALVRNTSGRGRHRGMGIKRGRDKENLRFESSSASSDIDDQGPRVHVDKVPKHVRKSLRSRKPVNYSVEDPEDEDADDVFDHSNQTGPTEENVSKIHAASEDGPTDFSAMNFPSRENSPTDPFKSEGPFFMHAGETNDPSTGNHDSSTGNHDSSDEYLKMGGGFCLDDGDTDKPDTIDDVNTATVDSTQDFSHFSDCLDETNRDKNSSDILFSGTEKSENGIGGGGDFYKFGIEPNDLVNTSSYDHSDIEILKPENAHNNSGASAGVFSGMPFLRKRKKK; via the exons ATGAAAT CTAAATTTGCAACTAAGGAGGACATAAATTCTTCACAGGCAACACTATCATCAAGTTACAACCAGGAGGAACTTGATGAAAT GTTGGCAGCATCTATAGCTGCAGAGGAAAATGGAAAACATGCCAGAAAAGAAGTGCCGTATATAGTAATTAATCCTTCAGAGGAAGAACATGGTGCAGAAGAACAGATTCTACTG CCATCAGTTAATGCAGAAGTTGATATGGCCGTATTAGCTGCTTTGCCGCAGTCTATGCAACTCGATATTCTTGCACAG ctaaaaggaaagaaaaaagaagggtTACTAAAGGAAGTTTACAACCATGAACAACATGATGTCGATTATCGGGGCAAGGGTAAAGGGGTTCTGCTCAGTGAAGCTGGCATGGTTGGTGGTAGCTCCGGACATGACAGTGTTGCATCAAGGACTGGGAATCAAGACTCAATTGACGAAAT GTTGGCTGCATTTATTGCTCTGGAGGAAAATGACAAGTTAGTAAATAATGCATCAACTTCTGTTGGGGCTTCCACTTTGGAGGAAGAGGATGTTGACTATGACGAAGATGAAGAGATGATACTG CCAGCTGTGCATGGTGAAGTTGATCCACTTGTTTTAGCCTCATTGCCTCCATCAATGCAGCTGGACCTTCTTGTTCAG ATGAGGGAGCGTTTAATTGCTGAGAACAGACAAAAGTATCAGAAAGTCAAAAAG GATCCAGCAAAATTCTCTGAGCTACAAATACAAGCTTACCTTAAAACTGTTGCTTTCAGACGGGAGATAAATGAAGTGCAGAAAGCTGCAGCTGGAGGAGGAGTAGAGGGTGTACAGACTTCACGGATTGCATCTGAAGCCAACagagaatatatattttcatcatcttttaCTGGTGATAAACA TGAACTTACCTCCACCAGcttagagaaaaataaaagtacaaaaCAGAAGGCACAAGGAGCACATCATTCTCAGAATCTTGCAAATGGCATTGTGGCtggaaatgattttaataaatcaAGTGAATTGGTTTGCAATGAACCTGGCGAGCCTTCTGATGAAAATATTCAGACATATCTTGACGAGAGAGGTCGATTTCGAGTAAGTAGATTGAGAGCAATGGGGATGCGTATGACCCGTGATATACAAAGAAATTTGGATTTGATGAAGGAGTTTGAGCAGGAAAGAGCACATGTGAACAAGGCTTCAAATATTGGAACAATGAAAAATGGAGAAAATAAGGGTTCATCAGAAAGTTCTGGGATCCAGCTTGTTGATAAATCAAAAGAGGTGAATGTTGACTTAGTTGGAGAGAATGTGCAGAATGAACAAAATATGCTAGACCAGAGTGCTTCTATAGATATATCTTTTGAATATGGTCACGAAAATGAGTTTGCAAATGGTGAGGATGATATATTTTCTAGTTTAGTAGGAGGAAATCCAGTGGCGATCTTTGGCACTGATGATTCTGCAGCAACAGTGCATCCTTCTCATTCTGATTGGGAAGAAGGAATTGTTGAAGGTAAGAGTACTGTTTTTCACAAACATGATAAGGTGGAATTGAAGCCTTCTGTTGCAGacgatgataataataatgaaagtgAAGTGGAATGGGAGGAAGGAGATTGTGATGGTGCTAACAGCAGCTTACTGTCAGGAAAATATGCATCCCGAGGGCAGTTGGAGGAGGAGTCCAATTTGCAAGAGGCAATAAGGAGAAGTCTTGAAAGTGCAGGGGATGGAAAACACAAATGTATGTCATTGGTTGATGTGCATTCAAATACTTATGAGAACAAATTGGATCATGATTTTGAACACGGTGATCATTCTGACCGAATGGCTTTAAATGAGAACACTGGGTTCctgaataatgaaaataaaatggagGGACTCACTTTGTGTCGGGAAGATGGTACTGAAAAAAAGGAATTACATGAAACTGAAGATAAAAAGCATGATTTTGTTTCCGTAAATAATGCACAAACTTTCCCTTTTCATGGAAGTCCGTCAAAGCCATCTGTGACTTTTAGTTCAGATAAAACTGAGATATTGATTGACACAACATGCAGTAGGGACAGTCACCATTGTTCTGAAGATTCGATTTCAGATACAGATATAATGACCAAGGACCAGGTCCCGATGGTTGCAGAGAAGTTATTTGATAAACATGATAATGATAAAGTGTCTTTCTATCATAAGAATACATCCAAGGCTGTTCTAGTTGGCGCAACTGAAGagggaaaaaaaaactatattaatgAACCTGAACCATTTAGTAATTCTATTGACACTACCAAACCCACTATTCATTTGGTGGAGTCATCCTTGAAAGGAGTAACAGAAGACCTTATTGAGCCAAACTTGGCTTCAAAGGGAAATGACGGAAATTTCTTTGACACAGGGAACAGTAGCCATGGCAGTGATACGGTTAATAGCCTAGGGGGTTTTCATGCTCTAGCAACTGAGGTTAGCCTGGaggaagaaattcaaattcttgGTCAAGAATATATTAACCTGGAGAATGAGCAGAGGAAGCTAGAGCGGAATGCAGAATCAGTAAACAGTGAATTATTCACTGAATGTCAG GAACTACTGCAAATGTTTGGCTTGCCTTATATTATTGCTCCAATGGAAGCAGAAGCTCAATGTGCATATTTGGAACTTGAGAAACTAGTTGATGGTGTTGTAACCGATGATTCAGATGTCCTTCTATTTGGGGCACGCAgtgtttacaaaaatatatttgatgaCCGAAAATATGTAGAGACATACTTCATGGAG GACATTGAGAAGGAGCTTGGACTGACCAGAGAAAAATTAATACGCATGGCTCTACTTCTTGGGAGTGATTACACTGAAGGTGTAAG TGGGATTGGCATCGTTAATGCTATTGAGGTTTTGAATGCATTCCCTGAGGAAGAGGGCCTCTTGAAATTCCGGAAATGGGTTGAGTCACCAGATCCCACCATCCTTGGAAGGTTGGATGCAAAAACTGGATCAAATACCAAAAAGAAAGGAGCAAAAGATAAGATAAATTCCTTAAATTGTGATGTAAAAGAGTCTCCATCAGAGCAGAACCTCCCCCATTCCCTAGAGGAAAATGAGTTGCCAGATTACATTCAAGAAACAAGGCAAATTTTCTTCAATAAGCAT aGAAATGTTAGCAAGAATTGGCATATCCCTTCTTCTTTTCCAAGTGAAACAGTTATATCTGCTTATTGTTCTCCACAAGTTGATAAATCAACCGAGCCTTTCACATGGGGAAAGCCAGATCATCTTGTTCTTCGGAA ATTGTGCTGGGAGAAATTTGGCTGGATTGGCCAGAAAGCAGATGAATTGCTATTACCTGTGTTAAAGGAGTATAATAAACGTGAG ACTCAATTGCGATTGGAAGCATTTTACAGTTTTAATGAGAGATTTGCAAAAATCCGTAGCAAAAGAATTAAGAAGGCAGTAAAAGGAATAACTGGTAAGCTGCCTTCAAATATGATAGATGATTCTGCGGAGGAGTTGTCCAAGAGTAGGAAGATTGGGGGAGAACCCGAGGATAGCACATCAAAGATTTCAGGGGGAACAGACAAAAGTCTTGAACATCAAAGGAAATCAATAAAACAGTCAACGAAAAGGAAGACTGATACTATTGCCAAGGAACagtcaaagaaaaagaaagtcaaTGATGATCCGTCTTCAGCACCTGGTACATCAGAGATGGAGAATTTACAGCCAAGTATACAGACAGAAGAACAGTGTGATGGTAAGGCATTAGTTCGGAATACAAGTGGCCGAGGAAGACATAGAGGTATGGGAATAAAAAGAGGAAGGGACAAGGAGAATCTCAGGTTTGAATCCTCATCTGCTAGCAGTGACATTGATGATCAGGGACCAAGAGTGCATGTGGATAAGGTTCCAAAACACGTGAGAAAG TCATTGCGATCTCGGAAACCTGTCAACTATTCTGTCGAAGATCCTGAAGATGAAGATGCCGATGATGTATTTGATCATAGTAATCAGACTGGTCCAACTGAAGAAAATGTATCTAAGATTCATGCTGCATCTGAAGATGGTCCAACAGATTTCAGTGCAATGAATTTTCCTTCGAGGGAGAACTCGCCAACCGACCCTTTCAAGTCAGAAGGTCCGTTTTTCATGCATGCAGGTGAAACTAATGATCCTAGTACTGGCAATCATGATTCTTCTACTGGCAATCATGACTCTTCTGATGAGTACCTTAAAATGGGAGGTGGATTCTGTTTAGATGATGGTGACACAGACAAGCCCGATACAATTGACGATGTCAATACTGCCACAGTGGATTCTACTCAAGACTTTTCACACTTTTCTGATTGTTTGGATGAAACTAACCGTGATAAAAATAGTtcagatatattattttctgGCACTGAAAAGTCTGAAAATGGGATAGGTGGTGGAGGAGACTTTTATAAATTTGGTATAGAGCCAAATGACCTTGTAAATACTAGTAGTTATGATCATTCTGACATAGAGATCTTGAAACCTGAGAATGCTCATAACAATAGTGGAGCCTCCGCTGGAGTTTTCAGTGGTATGCCTTTTttgaggaaaagaaagaaaaagtga
- the LOC114185891 gene encoding DNA repair protein UVH3 isoform X1: MGVHGLWELLSPVGRRVSVETLAGKTLAVDASIWMVQFMKAMRDEKGEMVRNAHLLGFFRRICKLLFLRTKPVFVFDGGTPALKRRTVIARRRQRENAQAKVRKTAEKLLLNHLKTLRLKELADDIKSQRMQKNSNTKGQNGSNQKDFVYSDSKGSHVKELDEMAAAKFATKEDINSSQATLSSSYNQEELDEMLAASIAAEENGKHARKEVPYIVINPSEEEHGAEEQILLPSVNAEVDMAVLAALPQSMQLDILAQLKGKKKEGLLKEVYNHEQHDVDYRGKGKGVLLSEAGMVGGSSGHDSVASRTGNQDSIDEMLAAFIALEENDKLVNNASTSVGASTLEEEDVDYDEDEEMILPAVHGEVDPLVLASLPPSMQLDLLVQMRERLIAENRQKYQKVKKDPAKFSELQIQAYLKTVAFRREINEVQKAAAGGGVEGVQTSRIASEANREYIFSSSFTGDKHELTSTSLEKNKSTKQKAQGAHHSQNLANGIVAGNDFNKSSELVCNEPGEPSDENIQTYLDERGRFRVSRLRAMGMRMTRDIQRNLDLMKEFEQERAHVNKASNIGTMKNGENKGSSESSGIQLVDKSKEVNVDLVGENVQNEQNMLDQSASIDISFEYGHENEFANGEDDIFSSLVGGNPVAIFGTDDSAATVHPSHSDWEEGIVEGKSTVFHKHDKVELKPSVADDDNNNESEVEWEEGDCDGANSSLLSGKYASRGQLEEESNLQEAIRRSLESAGDGKHKCMSLVDVHSNTYENKLDHDFEHGDHSDRMALNENTGFLNNENKMEGLTLCREDGTEKKELHETEDKKHDFVSVNNAQTFPFHGSPSKPSVTFSSDKTEILIDTTCSRDSHHCSEDSISDTDIMTKDQVPMVAEKLFDKHDNDKVSFYHKNTSKAVLVGATEEGKKNYINEPEPFSNSIDTTKPTIHLVESSLKGVTEDLIEPNLASKGNDGNFFDTGNSSHGSDTVNSLGGFHALATEVSLEEEIQILGQEYINLENEQRKLERNAESVNSELFTECQELLQMFGLPYIIAPMEAEAQCAYLELEKLVDGVVTDDSDVLLFGARSVYKNIFDDRKYVETYFMEDIEKELGLTREKLIRMALLLGSDYTEGVSGIGIVNAIEVLNAFPEEEGLLKFRKWVESPDPTILGRLDAKTGSNTKKKGAKDKINSLNCDVKESPSEQNLPHSLEENELPDYIQETRQIFFNKHRNVSKNWHIPSSFPSETVISAYCSPQVDKSTEPFTWGKPDHLVLRKLCWEKFGWIGQKADELLLPVLKEYNKRETQLRLEAFYSFNERFAKIRSKRIKKAVKGITGKLPSNMIDDSAEELSKSRKIGGEPEDSTSKISGGTDKSLEHQRKSIKQSTKRKTDTIAKEQSKKKKVNDDPSSAPGTSEMENLQPSIQTEEQCDGKALVRNTSGRGRHRGMGIKRGRDKENLRFESSSASSDIDDQGPRVHVDKVPKHVRKSLRSRKPVNYSVEDPEDEDADDVFDHSNQTGPTEENVSKIHAASEDGPTDFSAMNFPSRENSPTDPFKSEGPFFMHAGETNDPSTGNHDSSTGNHDSSDEYLKMGGGFCLDDGDTDKPDTIDDVNTATVDSTQDFSHFSDCLDETNRDKNSSDILFSGTEKSENGIGGGGDFYKFGIEPNDLVNTSSYDHSDIEILKPENAHNNSGASAGVFSGMPFLRKRKKK, encoded by the exons ATGGGAGTCCACGGTCTCTGGGAACTACTCTCCCCCGTCGGTCGCCGGGTCTCCGTCGAAACCCTCGCCGGGAAAACCCTCGCCGTTG ATGCGAGCATATGGATGGTGCAATTTATGAAAGCGATGCGCGACGAGAAGGGTGAAATGGTTCGCAACGCCCATTTGCTTGGCTTTTTCCGACGCATTTGCAAGCTTCTGTTCCTCCGCACCAAGCCGGTCTTTGTCTTCGACGGCGGGACCCCTGCCCTCAAGCGCCGCACCGTCATTGCCCGCCGCCGCCAGCGCGAAAATGCCCAAGCTAAAGTCCGCAAAACTGCGGAGAAATTGCTGCTCAATCAT TTAAAAACACTAAGGTTGAAGGAACTGGCTGATGATATCAAGAGCCAGAGGATGCAGAAGAATAGTAATACTAAGGGTCAGAATGGATCTAATCAGAAGGACTTTGTTTATAGTGATTCAAAAGGAAGTCACGTGAAAGAGCTAGATGAAAT GGCTGCAGCTAAATTTGCAACTAAGGAGGACATAAATTCTTCACAGGCAACACTATCATCAAGTTACAACCAGGAGGAACTTGATGAAAT GTTGGCAGCATCTATAGCTGCAGAGGAAAATGGAAAACATGCCAGAAAAGAAGTGCCGTATATAGTAATTAATCCTTCAGAGGAAGAACATGGTGCAGAAGAACAGATTCTACTG CCATCAGTTAATGCAGAAGTTGATATGGCCGTATTAGCTGCTTTGCCGCAGTCTATGCAACTCGATATTCTTGCACAG ctaaaaggaaagaaaaaagaagggtTACTAAAGGAAGTTTACAACCATGAACAACATGATGTCGATTATCGGGGCAAGGGTAAAGGGGTTCTGCTCAGTGAAGCTGGCATGGTTGGTGGTAGCTCCGGACATGACAGTGTTGCATCAAGGACTGGGAATCAAGACTCAATTGACGAAAT GTTGGCTGCATTTATTGCTCTGGAGGAAAATGACAAGTTAGTAAATAATGCATCAACTTCTGTTGGGGCTTCCACTTTGGAGGAAGAGGATGTTGACTATGACGAAGATGAAGAGATGATACTG CCAGCTGTGCATGGTGAAGTTGATCCACTTGTTTTAGCCTCATTGCCTCCATCAATGCAGCTGGACCTTCTTGTTCAG ATGAGGGAGCGTTTAATTGCTGAGAACAGACAAAAGTATCAGAAAGTCAAAAAG GATCCAGCAAAATTCTCTGAGCTACAAATACAAGCTTACCTTAAAACTGTTGCTTTCAGACGGGAGATAAATGAAGTGCAGAAAGCTGCAGCTGGAGGAGGAGTAGAGGGTGTACAGACTTCACGGATTGCATCTGAAGCCAACagagaatatatattttcatcatcttttaCTGGTGATAAACA TGAACTTACCTCCACCAGcttagagaaaaataaaagtacaaaaCAGAAGGCACAAGGAGCACATCATTCTCAGAATCTTGCAAATGGCATTGTGGCtggaaatgattttaataaatcaAGTGAATTGGTTTGCAATGAACCTGGCGAGCCTTCTGATGAAAATATTCAGACATATCTTGACGAGAGAGGTCGATTTCGAGTAAGTAGATTGAGAGCAATGGGGATGCGTATGACCCGTGATATACAAAGAAATTTGGATTTGATGAAGGAGTTTGAGCAGGAAAGAGCACATGTGAACAAGGCTTCAAATATTGGAACAATGAAAAATGGAGAAAATAAGGGTTCATCAGAAAGTTCTGGGATCCAGCTTGTTGATAAATCAAAAGAGGTGAATGTTGACTTAGTTGGAGAGAATGTGCAGAATGAACAAAATATGCTAGACCAGAGTGCTTCTATAGATATATCTTTTGAATATGGTCACGAAAATGAGTTTGCAAATGGTGAGGATGATATATTTTCTAGTTTAGTAGGAGGAAATCCAGTGGCGATCTTTGGCACTGATGATTCTGCAGCAACAGTGCATCCTTCTCATTCTGATTGGGAAGAAGGAATTGTTGAAGGTAAGAGTACTGTTTTTCACAAACATGATAAGGTGGAATTGAAGCCTTCTGTTGCAGacgatgataataataatgaaagtgAAGTGGAATGGGAGGAAGGAGATTGTGATGGTGCTAACAGCAGCTTACTGTCAGGAAAATATGCATCCCGAGGGCAGTTGGAGGAGGAGTCCAATTTGCAAGAGGCAATAAGGAGAAGTCTTGAAAGTGCAGGGGATGGAAAACACAAATGTATGTCATTGGTTGATGTGCATTCAAATACTTATGAGAACAAATTGGATCATGATTTTGAACACGGTGATCATTCTGACCGAATGGCTTTAAATGAGAACACTGGGTTCctgaataatgaaaataaaatggagGGACTCACTTTGTGTCGGGAAGATGGTACTGAAAAAAAGGAATTACATGAAACTGAAGATAAAAAGCATGATTTTGTTTCCGTAAATAATGCACAAACTTTCCCTTTTCATGGAAGTCCGTCAAAGCCATCTGTGACTTTTAGTTCAGATAAAACTGAGATATTGATTGACACAACATGCAGTAGGGACAGTCACCATTGTTCTGAAGATTCGATTTCAGATACAGATATAATGACCAAGGACCAGGTCCCGATGGTTGCAGAGAAGTTATTTGATAAACATGATAATGATAAAGTGTCTTTCTATCATAAGAATACATCCAAGGCTGTTCTAGTTGGCGCAACTGAAGagggaaaaaaaaactatattaatgAACCTGAACCATTTAGTAATTCTATTGACACTACCAAACCCACTATTCATTTGGTGGAGTCATCCTTGAAAGGAGTAACAGAAGACCTTATTGAGCCAAACTTGGCTTCAAAGGGAAATGACGGAAATTTCTTTGACACAGGGAACAGTAGCCATGGCAGTGATACGGTTAATAGCCTAGGGGGTTTTCATGCTCTAGCAACTGAGGTTAGCCTGGaggaagaaattcaaattcttgGTCAAGAATATATTAACCTGGAGAATGAGCAGAGGAAGCTAGAGCGGAATGCAGAATCAGTAAACAGTGAATTATTCACTGAATGTCAG GAACTACTGCAAATGTTTGGCTTGCCTTATATTATTGCTCCAATGGAAGCAGAAGCTCAATGTGCATATTTGGAACTTGAGAAACTAGTTGATGGTGTTGTAACCGATGATTCAGATGTCCTTCTATTTGGGGCACGCAgtgtttacaaaaatatatttgatgaCCGAAAATATGTAGAGACATACTTCATGGAG GACATTGAGAAGGAGCTTGGACTGACCAGAGAAAAATTAATACGCATGGCTCTACTTCTTGGGAGTGATTACACTGAAGGTGTAAG TGGGATTGGCATCGTTAATGCTATTGAGGTTTTGAATGCATTCCCTGAGGAAGAGGGCCTCTTGAAATTCCGGAAATGGGTTGAGTCACCAGATCCCACCATCCTTGGAAGGTTGGATGCAAAAACTGGATCAAATACCAAAAAGAAAGGAGCAAAAGATAAGATAAATTCCTTAAATTGTGATGTAAAAGAGTCTCCATCAGAGCAGAACCTCCCCCATTCCCTAGAGGAAAATGAGTTGCCAGATTACATTCAAGAAACAAGGCAAATTTTCTTCAATAAGCAT aGAAATGTTAGCAAGAATTGGCATATCCCTTCTTCTTTTCCAAGTGAAACAGTTATATCTGCTTATTGTTCTCCACAAGTTGATAAATCAACCGAGCCTTTCACATGGGGAAAGCCAGATCATCTTGTTCTTCGGAA ATTGTGCTGGGAGAAATTTGGCTGGATTGGCCAGAAAGCAGATGAATTGCTATTACCTGTGTTAAAGGAGTATAATAAACGTGAG ACTCAATTGCGATTGGAAGCATTTTACAGTTTTAATGAGAGATTTGCAAAAATCCGTAGCAAAAGAATTAAGAAGGCAGTAAAAGGAATAACTGGTAAGCTGCCTTCAAATATGATAGATGATTCTGCGGAGGAGTTGTCCAAGAGTAGGAAGATTGGGGGAGAACCCGAGGATAGCACATCAAAGATTTCAGGGGGAACAGACAAAAGTCTTGAACATCAAAGGAAATCAATAAAACAGTCAACGAAAAGGAAGACTGATACTATTGCCAAGGAACagtcaaagaaaaagaaagtcaaTGATGATCCGTCTTCAGCACCTGGTACATCAGAGATGGAGAATTTACAGCCAAGTATACAGACAGAAGAACAGTGTGATGGTAAGGCATTAGTTCGGAATACAAGTGGCCGAGGAAGACATAGAGGTATGGGAATAAAAAGAGGAAGGGACAAGGAGAATCTCAGGTTTGAATCCTCATCTGCTAGCAGTGACATTGATGATCAGGGACCAAGAGTGCATGTGGATAAGGTTCCAAAACACGTGAGAAAG TCATTGCGATCTCGGAAACCTGTCAACTATTCTGTCGAAGATCCTGAAGATGAAGATGCCGATGATGTATTTGATCATAGTAATCAGACTGGTCCAACTGAAGAAAATGTATCTAAGATTCATGCTGCATCTGAAGATGGTCCAACAGATTTCAGTGCAATGAATTTTCCTTCGAGGGAGAACTCGCCAACCGACCCTTTCAAGTCAGAAGGTCCGTTTTTCATGCATGCAGGTGAAACTAATGATCCTAGTACTGGCAATCATGATTCTTCTACTGGCAATCATGACTCTTCTGATGAGTACCTTAAAATGGGAGGTGGATTCTGTTTAGATGATGGTGACACAGACAAGCCCGATACAATTGACGATGTCAATACTGCCACAGTGGATTCTACTCAAGACTTTTCACACTTTTCTGATTGTTTGGATGAAACTAACCGTGATAAAAATAGTtcagatatattattttctgGCACTGAAAAGTCTGAAAATGGGATAGGTGGTGGAGGAGACTTTTATAAATTTGGTATAGAGCCAAATGACCTTGTAAATACTAGTAGTTATGATCATTCTGACATAGAGATCTTGAAACCTGAGAATGCTCATAACAATAGTGGAGCCTCCGCTGGAGTTTTCAGTGGTATGCCTTTTttgaggaaaagaaagaaaaagtga